A stretch of the Macaca mulatta isolate MMU2019108-1 chromosome 14, T2T-MMU8v2.0, whole genome shotgun sequence genome encodes the following:
- the BANF1 gene encoding barrier-to-autointegration factor isoform X1 codes for MTTSQKHRDFVAEPMGEKPVGSLAGIGEVLGKKLEERGFDKAYVVLGQFLVLKKDEDLFREWLKDTCGANAKQSRDCFGCLREWCDAFL; via the exons ATGACAACCTCCCAAAAGCACCGAGACTTCGTGGCAGAGCCCATGGGGGAGAAGCCAGTGGGGAGCCTGGCTGGGATTGGTGAAGTCCTGGGCAAGAAGCTGGAGGAGAGGGGCTTTGACAAG GCCTATGTTGTCCTTGGCCAGTTTCTGGTGCTAAAGAAAGATGAAGACCTCTTCCGGGAATGGCTGAAGGACACGTGTGGCGCCAACGCCAAGCAGTCCCGGGACTGCTTCGGATGCCTTCGAGAGTGGTGTGACGCCTTCTTGTGA
- the BANF1 gene encoding barrier-to-autointegration factor isoform X2, with translation MEESSSGLTLSLIKMTTSQKHRDFVAEPMGEKPVGSLAGIGEVLGKKLEERGFDKAYVVLGQFLVLKKDEDLFREWLKDTCGANAKQSRDCFGCLREWCDAFL, from the exons ATTAAGCCTGATCAAGATGACAACCTCCCAAAAGCACCGAGACTTCGTGGCAGAGCCCATGGGGGAGAAGCCAGTGGGGAGCCTGGCTGGGATTGGTGAAGTCCTGGGCAAGAAGCTGGAGGAGAGGGGCTTTGACAAG GCCTATGTTGTCCTTGGCCAGTTTCTGGTGCTAAAGAAAGATGAAGACCTCTTCCGGGAATGGCTGAAGGACACGTGTGGCGCCAACGCCAAGCAGTCCCGGGACTGCTTCGGATGCCTTCGAGAGTGGTGTGACGCCTTCTTGTGA